One Alcaligenes ammonioxydans DNA segment encodes these proteins:
- a CDS encoding thiamine pyrophosphate-dependent enzyme, with product MAERSFVEEVKKLRLGDGDVFSGEGILAVTKALLESGVSYVAGYQGAPISHLMDVLADAQDILQENGIRFENSASEATAAATLAASVNYPLRGAITFKATVGTNVASDALANLASGGVKGGALIIVGEDYGEGSSIMQERSHAFAMKSQMWMLDPRPNLPCIVQAVKDGFDLSEASNTPVMLQLRIRACHVHGQFVASDNRRAKFTIKEAMEQPTRDINRIVLPPASFLHEKEKIEQRWPNAVKFIEERQLNEFFADGTDDVGLIVQGGGYNTVIRALEHLDLADVFGESKVPMYVMNVAYPLIESEIVRFCEGKRAVLVLEEGQPNFVEQNISDIVRRHNVDVTLHGKDLLPLAGEYNTATMLKGLRAFMEKYGRVEPLAPRKPRVIPMKVETVERPKAEQASLVNVEAAEVKPLGSLDENVHARPPGFCTGCPERPIFTALKLVERELGEHHVSADIGCHLFSILPPFNLGNTTMGYGLGGAGSAALNVESDKRAISVMGDGGFWHNGLTSGIANAVFNRSDNLTIVIDNSYTAATGGQDILSSKAKNETRSTGHLIEKAARGVGVEWLRMIRRTYDLKTMTATLREALTTKEKGPKVLVAQSECMLNRQRREKGQVRKAVAAGERVVRERFGVDPDTCTGDHSCIRLSGCPSLSIRPNPDALRQDPVANVMNSCVGCGLCGEVSHAAILCPSFYRAQVVSNPTGWDKFREKTRRGFIGWLQRRDAARRDRLAF from the coding sequence ATGGCTGAGCGATCATTTGTCGAAGAAGTCAAAAAGCTGCGCCTGGGGGATGGAGACGTATTCAGTGGCGAAGGCATCTTGGCGGTGACCAAGGCCCTGCTGGAATCGGGCGTGTCCTATGTGGCCGGTTACCAGGGTGCGCCTATCTCGCACTTGATGGACGTGCTGGCCGATGCCCAGGACATCTTGCAAGAGAACGGAATCCGTTTTGAAAACAGCGCCAGCGAGGCGACCGCGGCGGCCACACTGGCTGCGTCGGTCAACTACCCGCTGCGTGGCGCCATCACCTTCAAAGCGACGGTAGGCACCAACGTGGCCTCTGACGCGCTGGCCAACCTGGCCTCGGGTGGGGTCAAGGGCGGTGCGCTGATCATCGTGGGCGAAGACTACGGCGAAGGCTCGTCCATCATGCAAGAGCGCAGTCACGCTTTTGCCATGAAGTCGCAAATGTGGATGCTGGACCCGCGTCCTAACCTGCCCTGTATTGTGCAAGCGGTCAAAGACGGTTTTGATTTGTCCGAAGCGTCCAACACCCCTGTCATGTTGCAGCTGCGCATTCGCGCCTGCCACGTGCATGGTCAGTTTGTGGCCTCGGACAACCGCCGCGCCAAATTCACCATTAAAGAAGCCATGGAGCAGCCCACACGCGACATCAATCGCATTGTGTTGCCGCCTGCCAGCTTCCTGCATGAAAAAGAAAAGATCGAACAGCGCTGGCCGAACGCCGTCAAGTTCATCGAAGAGCGTCAGCTCAATGAATTCTTTGCTGATGGCACCGACGATGTGGGTCTGATCGTTCAGGGCGGTGGCTACAACACCGTGATCCGCGCTTTGGAACACCTGGATCTGGCCGATGTGTTTGGCGAATCCAAAGTGCCCATGTACGTGATGAACGTGGCCTACCCGCTGATCGAGTCCGAAATCGTCCGTTTCTGCGAAGGCAAACGTGCGGTGCTGGTGCTGGAAGAGGGTCAGCCCAACTTTGTGGAACAGAACATTTCCGACATCGTGCGTCGCCACAATGTGGACGTCACCCTGCACGGCAAGGACCTGCTGCCACTGGCCGGTGAATACAACACCGCCACCATGCTCAAAGGCCTGCGCGCTTTCATGGAAAAATATGGCCGCGTCGAGCCTCTGGCTCCTCGCAAACCACGTGTGATCCCGATGAAAGTCGAGACGGTGGAGCGTCCAAAAGCGGAACAAGCCAGCCTGGTGAACGTGGAAGCCGCCGAAGTCAAACCGTTGGGCAGCCTGGACGAAAACGTTCATGCCCGTCCTCCCGGGTTTTGTACTGGCTGTCCCGAGCGTCCTATCTTTACCGCGTTGAAACTGGTGGAGCGCGAACTGGGCGAACACCACGTCTCTGCCGACATTGGCTGTCACCTGTTCTCCATTTTGCCGCCCTTCAATCTGGGTAACACCACCATGGGCTACGGTCTGGGCGGCGCCGGTTCGGCAGCCTTGAACGTGGAGTCCGACAAGCGCGCCATCTCGGTCATGGGTGACGGCGGTTTCTGGCACAACGGTCTGACCAGTGGTATTGCCAATGCGGTATTTAACCGCAGTGACAACCTGACCATTGTGATCGACAACAGCTACACCGCCGCCACGGGCGGTCAGGACATCCTGTCCTCCAAGGCCAAGAACGAAACGCGCAGTACCGGTCACCTGATCGAGAAAGCCGCGCGTGGCGTGGGTGTGGAATGGCTGCGCATGATCCGTCGCACCTACGATCTGAAGACCATGACGGCCACTTTGCGTGAGGCCCTGACGACCAAGGAAAAAGGTCCCAAGGTGCTGGTGGCGCAAAGCGAATGTATGTTGAACCGTCAGCGTCGCGAAAAAGGCCAGGTCCGCAAGGCAGTGGCGGCAGGTGAGCGCGTGGTGCGCGAGCGCTTTGGCGTGGACCCGGACACCTGTACCGGCGATCACTCCTGCATCCGTCTGTCCGGTTGTCCGTCGCTGTCGATTCGCCCCAACCCGGACGCTCTGCGTCAGGACCCGGTGGCCAATGTGATGAACAGCTGTGTGGGTTGCGGTCTGTGTGGTGAGGTTTCCCACGCGGCGATTCTGTGCCCCTCGTTCTACCGGGCTCAAGTCGTCAGCAACCCGACTGGCTGGGACAAGTTCCGCGAAAAAACCCGCCGTGGCTTTATTGGCTGGTTGCAGCGTCGTGACGCTGCCCGTCGTGATCGTCTGGCCTTCTAA
- a CDS encoding indolepyruvate oxidoreductase subunit beta family protein — protein MQIKPIKIAILAMGGEGGGVLADWIVNLGEQNGYFAQTTSVPGVAQRTGATIYYVELFPHSAAPDGKRPVLALMPMPGDVDVVLASELMEAGRAVQRGLVTEDRTTLIASTHRVYSIAEKSAMGDGRVDDNALIAHATQAAKRFVYFNMEKAAEDSGSVISAVLFGALASTGVLPFSRTQFEQTIERGGVGVKPSLKAFGAAYARVAEGDAGKAESDNKPVDMATLAPRDPAVAKLIDRVRAEVPEQAQPIVVEGVRRVLDFQDVDYANLYLDRLKKISRFARPDDVALVRETGRYLALWMSYEDAIRVAELKTRASRFDRVHKEVRAADGQIVAINEYMHPRVEEISEILPFASVGRWLMRPTWGNKLVKSLTKSGRVIQTSSVRGFIPLYLLSGFKRWRRRTLRYQAEQQRIESWLKQIEQAADAHPALALEIAQCQRLVKGYGDTHARGLRNYQTVMSALERNPSTLSPAMLGALRDAALADEHGSKLEATLRQYALV, from the coding sequence ATGCAGATCAAACCAATCAAGATTGCTATTTTGGCCATGGGTGGCGAAGGCGGCGGCGTGCTGGCCGACTGGATCGTCAACCTGGGCGAACAAAACGGCTACTTTGCACAAACCACCTCGGTGCCGGGCGTGGCCCAGCGTACCGGTGCCACGATTTATTATGTGGAGCTGTTTCCGCACTCGGCCGCACCTGATGGCAAGAGGCCGGTGCTGGCCTTGATGCCCATGCCCGGCGATGTGGACGTGGTCCTGGCATCCGAGCTGATGGAAGCGGGTCGCGCCGTGCAGCGCGGCCTGGTCACCGAAGACCGCACCACATTGATTGCCTCTACGCACCGTGTCTACTCCATTGCCGAAAAATCGGCCATGGGCGATGGCCGGGTGGATGACAATGCGCTGATTGCGCACGCCACGCAGGCTGCCAAGCGTTTTGTGTATTTCAATATGGAAAAAGCGGCCGAGGACTCGGGCAGCGTGATTTCCGCCGTGCTGTTTGGTGCCTTGGCCAGTACGGGTGTGCTGCCCTTTAGCCGCACCCAGTTCGAGCAGACAATTGAGCGCGGTGGCGTGGGCGTCAAGCCCAGCCTGAAGGCTTTTGGCGCTGCTTACGCTCGTGTGGCCGAAGGTGATGCCGGCAAGGCCGAGTCGGATAACAAACCGGTTGATATGGCAACGCTGGCTCCGCGTGACCCAGCTGTTGCCAAGCTGATTGACCGTGTTCGTGCCGAAGTGCCTGAGCAGGCCCAGCCCATCGTGGTGGAAGGGGTGCGCCGTGTTCTGGATTTCCAGGATGTGGATTACGCCAATTTGTACCTGGACCGCCTGAAAAAGATCAGCCGCTTCGCACGTCCGGATGACGTGGCCCTGGTGCGTGAAACGGGTCGGTATCTGGCCTTGTGGATGTCTTACGAAGATGCCATTCGCGTGGCCGAGCTGAAAACCCGTGCCAGTCGTTTTGACCGCGTCCACAAGGAAGTGCGTGCTGCCGATGGCCAGATTGTGGCGATCAATGAATACATGCATCCGCGTGTGGAAGAGATCAGCGAAATCCTGCCGTTTGCCAGTGTTGGCCGCTGGCTGATGCGTCCTACCTGGGGCAACAAACTGGTGAAATCGCTGACCAAGTCCGGACGTGTCATTCAAACCAGCTCGGTGCGCGGCTTTATTCCTTTGTATCTGTTGTCGGGCTTTAAACGCTGGCGTCGTCGCACGCTGCGTTACCAGGCCGAGCAACAGCGCATTGAAAGCTGGTTAAAGCAGATTGAGCAGGCGGCCGATGCTCACCCGGCCCTGGCTTTGGAAATTGCCCAATGTCAGCGTCTGGTCAAGGGCTACGGCGATACGCATGCTCGCGGGCTGCGCAACTACCAGACCGTGATGTCGGCACTGGAGCGCAACCCCAGCACCTTGTCGCCAGCCATGCTGGGCGCCTTGCGCGATGCGGCCTTGGCCGACGAGCATGGCTCCAAGCTAGAGGCCACATTGCGCCAGTACGCCCTGGTGTAA
- a CDS encoding MarR family winged helix-turn-helix transcriptional regulator — MNQSEAAQDLLVEPADAGFEGRVGPKDPASLKLWLRMLTCTKQIEDEIRRRLRQNHGISLARFDYMAQLYRYPQGLKMGELSRYLMVTGGNITGLTDELAREGMVSRQSSPTDRRAWVLRLTPKGKSSFEAMAQAHSDWIAEMFEGLATDEVVHIHQHLGLLRVHLQSTAS; from the coding sequence ATGAATCAAAGCGAAGCAGCACAGGATTTACTGGTAGAGCCAGCCGATGCTGGATTTGAAGGCCGCGTCGGTCCCAAGGACCCTGCCAGCCTGAAATTGTGGTTGCGCATGCTGACCTGCACCAAGCAGATCGAGGACGAGATCCGTCGTCGCCTGCGCCAGAATCATGGTATTTCGCTGGCCCGTTTTGATTACATGGCCCAGTTGTACCGCTACCCGCAGGGCCTGAAGATGGGCGAGTTGTCACGCTATCTGATGGTGACCGGCGGCAATATTACCGGACTGACTGACGAGCTGGCCCGAGAAGGCATGGTGTCTCGCCAGAGCAGTCCAACAGACCGACGTGCTTGGGTGTTGCGTCTCACCCCCAAGGGCAAAAGCAGTTTCGAGGCGATGGCCCAGGCCCACAGTGACTGGATTGCAGAAATGTTTGAAGGACTGGCGACAGACGAAGTTGTGCATATCCATCAGCATCTGGGCTTGCTGCGGGTGCATCTGCAAAGCACGGCCAGCTAG
- a CDS encoding acyl-CoA thioesterase: MVSKLYEQEHRIRFSECDPAGIVFYPQYFVMFNDLMEAWIDSMVPEGFHNMIASKRVGMPSVHIEAEFKSISRMGDDVVMSLGVERIGNSSLTLLLRCVGKDGVLRMQVRQTVVTTSLETHLGIPIPDFLRNPMQAYVIAQPESSQA, encoded by the coding sequence ATGGTTTCCAAGCTGTACGAACAAGAACATCGCATCCGTTTTTCGGAATGCGATCCAGCGGGTATCGTTTTTTATCCGCAGTACTTTGTGATGTTTAACGACCTGATGGAAGCATGGATCGATTCCATGGTACCCGAGGGTTTTCACAACATGATCGCCAGCAAACGGGTAGGCATGCCCTCGGTACATATTGAAGCCGAGTTCAAGTCCATCAGCCGTATGGGTGATGATGTGGTGATGAGCCTGGGAGTGGAACGCATTGGCAACAGCTCCTTGACGTTGCTGTTGCGTTGCGTCGGCAAGGACGGCGTGCTGCGTATGCAAGTGCGCCAGACTGTGGTGACCACCTCGCTGGAGACCCACCTGGGTATTCCTATCCCTGATTTCCTGCGCAACCCCATGCAAGCGTATGTGATTGCCCAGCCAGAAAGCAGCCAGGCTTGA
- a CDS encoding bifunctional salicylyl-CoA 5-hydroxylase/oxidoreductase — protein MNIVCIGGGPAGLYFGLLMKLQNPQNEVFVIERNRPYDTFGWGVVFSDATMENLREADPVSAQTIGDAFNHWDDIECHFKGSAVRSSGHGFIGIGRKKLLNILQARCEEVGVNLVFETVVSDDAELARKYNADILIASDGINSAIRTRYQDVYQPDIDTRNCRFVWLGTEKVFDAFNFIFVETEHGWFQAHAYRFQEGLSTFIVETPEETWQKAGIGEMSQEEAIAYCEKLFADHLDGNKLISNATHLRGSAIWIRFPRVICNKWVHWKDYGTGKKVPVVLMGDAAHTAHFSIGSGTKLALEDAITLAQHMDHESMEEALKDYEAARSVDVLRIQNAARNSTEWFENVARYANMKPEQFTYSMLTRSQRISHENMRVRDAAWLEKYERWMATEAGMELAEGEKAPSPMFTPFKLRDMQLKNRIVFSPTLMYSAKDGMPNATHHVHYGSRAMGGAGLILAEMTAVTPEARVTPGCTGLWNDEQAEAWKPVVAFAHEQGAKIGVQLGHAGRRGSTQLGWEKANQPLAEGNWPLVSASALPYQAGVTAVPTEITRAQMDEIRDAFVAAAKRADQAGFDCIELQAAHGYLLSSFISPLTNQRSDEFGGSLENRMAYPLEVFAAIRAVWPENKPIMVRISATDWAEGGNTADDGVEIARLFKQAGADLIDVSSGEVVLEQQPIYGRMYQTPFSDRIRNEAGIATMAVGSIMEADHANSIIAAGRADLCALSRGFLADANWPQRQAAELGYTDLAWPVQYEWGKDWLQRQIKRAPVAQDGPAKS, from the coding sequence ATGAATATCGTATGTATTGGCGGAGGCCCAGCCGGCTTGTATTTCGGTTTGCTGATGAAGTTGCAAAACCCTCAGAACGAGGTTTTTGTGATCGAGCGTAACCGACCGTACGACACCTTTGGCTGGGGCGTGGTGTTCTCGGATGCCACCATGGAAAACCTGCGTGAAGCTGACCCTGTGTCCGCGCAGACCATCGGTGACGCCTTCAACCACTGGGACGACATCGAGTGCCATTTCAAAGGTAGCGCCGTGCGCTCCAGCGGTCATGGTTTCATCGGGATTGGTCGCAAAAAGCTGCTGAACATCCTGCAGGCTCGCTGCGAAGAAGTGGGCGTTAACCTGGTGTTCGAGACCGTGGTGTCGGACGACGCTGAGCTGGCCCGCAAGTACAACGCCGATATCCTGATTGCCTCTGACGGTATCAACAGCGCCATTCGTACTCGTTACCAAGACGTGTACCAGCCCGATATCGACACCCGCAACTGCCGTTTTGTCTGGCTGGGTACGGAAAAGGTGTTTGACGCCTTTAATTTCATTTTTGTGGAAACCGAGCACGGCTGGTTCCAGGCTCACGCCTACCGTTTCCAGGAAGGCCTGTCCACGTTCATCGTGGAAACGCCCGAGGAAACCTGGCAAAAAGCCGGTATTGGTGAAATGTCGCAGGAAGAGGCCATTGCCTACTGCGAGAAGCTGTTTGCCGATCACCTCGATGGCAACAAGCTCATCAGCAATGCCACGCACCTGCGCGGTTCGGCCATCTGGATTCGTTTCCCCCGCGTGATCTGCAACAAGTGGGTGCACTGGAAAGATTACGGCACCGGCAAGAAAGTGCCTGTGGTACTGATGGGCGATGCCGCTCACACCGCTCACTTCTCGATCGGTTCGGGCACCAAGCTGGCCCTGGAAGATGCCATCACGCTGGCCCAGCATATGGACCACGAGTCGATGGAAGAGGCGCTGAAAGATTACGAAGCCGCTCGTAGCGTGGACGTATTGCGCATTCAGAACGCTGCCCGCAACTCGACCGAATGGTTCGAAAACGTGGCCCGTTACGCCAATATGAAGCCCGAGCAGTTCACCTACTCCATGCTGACCCGTTCGCAGCGTATCTCGCACGAGAACATGCGGGTGCGTGATGCCGCCTGGCTGGAAAAATACGAGCGTTGGATGGCGACGGAAGCGGGCATGGAGCTGGCTGAGGGTGAAAAGGCCCCCTCGCCCATGTTCACCCCTTTCAAGCTGCGCGACATGCAGTTGAAGAACCGTATCGTGTTCTCGCCCACCCTGATGTACAGCGCCAAGGACGGCATGCCCAATGCCACGCATCACGTTCACTATGGCAGCCGTGCCATGGGTGGCGCTGGCCTGATCCTGGCTGAAATGACCGCCGTGACGCCGGAAGCTCGTGTCACCCCCGGTTGTACCGGTCTGTGGAACGACGAGCAGGCCGAGGCCTGGAAGCCTGTCGTGGCATTTGCCCACGAACAAGGCGCCAAGATCGGTGTGCAACTGGGTCATGCGGGTCGTCGTGGTTCGACGCAGCTGGGCTGGGAAAAAGCCAATCAGCCGCTGGCTGAAGGCAACTGGCCTTTGGTGTCGGCCTCCGCCCTGCCTTATCAGGCTGGTGTGACGGCTGTTCCTACCGAGATCACCCGTGCCCAGATGGACGAGATTCGTGACGCCTTTGTGGCCGCTGCCAAGCGCGCTGACCAGGCCGGTTTTGATTGCATTGAGCTGCAAGCCGCTCACGGTTACCTGTTGTCCAGCTTTATCTCGCCGCTGACCAATCAGCGTAGTGATGAGTTTGGTGGTAGTCTGGAAAATCGCATGGCTTACCCGCTGGAAGTGTTTGCGGCCATCCGCGCCGTCTGGCCAGAGAACAAGCCCATCATGGTGCGTATCTCGGCAACAGACTGGGCCGAAGGCGGCAACACGGCGGACGACGGTGTGGAAATTGCCCGCTTGTTCAAGCAAGCCGGTGCCGATCTGATCGACGTGTCCTCGGGTGAAGTGGTGCTGGAGCAGCAGCCAATTTACGGCCGCATGTACCAGACTCCATTCTCCGACCGTATCCGTAACGAAGCCGGTATCGCCACCATGGCGGTGGGCTCGATCATGGAAGCGGATCATGCCAACAGCATTATTGCCGCAGGCCGTGCTGACCTGTGCGCCTTGTCGCGCGGCTTCCTGGCCGATGCGAACTGGCCGCAACGTCAGGCTGCGGAGTTGGGCTACACCGACCTGGCCTGGCCGGTTCAGTATGAGTGGGGCAAAGACTGGTTGCAGCGTCAGATCAAGCGTGCGCCAGTCGCCCAGGATGGCCCAGCCAAGTCATAA
- a CDS encoding cupin domain-containing protein, protein MSEERFDTHRESVIGRADVEDTPELVKYYQDLTQFEAGALWTVANKIEPWEPKSESVPVVWRYRDLRDYVLRSVDLVSPEKAGRRVIYLNNPGRQEVSAAVGWLYSGLQVMKPGEAASAHAHSSSALRFIMEGRGAYTIVDGHKMTLGANDFVLTPNGCWHEHGVEADGLPCIWQDGLDIPLVNALEAGFYAVHPDLAQAITHPVNDAVGIWGGRGLKPTLHDWQKPYSPLLKYEWEPTYEALSAYAKVTDGSPFDGVIMDYINPLTGGPVMSTIGASMQMLRPGEHTKAHRHTGSIIYQCAKGEGYSIINGKRFDWRERDIFCVPSWMFHEHVNGSSSQDACLFSFHDLPVMRALNLYREEALAENGGHQVLL, encoded by the coding sequence ATGTCGGAAGAACGTTTTGACACCCATCGCGAAAGCGTGATCGGTCGTGCTGATGTTGAGGACACGCCCGAACTGGTGAAGTACTACCAGGATTTGACTCAATTTGAGGCCGGTGCCTTGTGGACCGTGGCCAACAAGATTGAGCCCTGGGAGCCCAAGTCCGAGTCCGTGCCGGTGGTGTGGCGCTACCGCGACCTGCGCGACTATGTGTTGCGCTCGGTGGATCTGGTCAGCCCTGAAAAAGCCGGTCGTCGCGTGATTTACCTGAACAACCCCGGTCGCCAGGAAGTGTCGGCGGCGGTGGGTTGGCTGTACTCCGGTTTGCAGGTCATGAAACCGGGTGAAGCGGCTTCCGCACATGCTCACTCCTCCTCGGCCCTGCGTTTTATTATGGAAGGCCGTGGCGCCTACACCATCGTGGACGGGCACAAGATGACGCTGGGTGCCAACGACTTTGTGTTGACCCCCAACGGCTGCTGGCACGAGCACGGCGTGGAAGCCGACGGCCTGCCTTGCATCTGGCAGGACGGTCTGGACATTCCCCTGGTCAATGCGTTGGAAGCCGGTTTTTACGCCGTTCACCCGGATCTGGCCCAGGCCATTACGCATCCCGTCAACGACGCGGTGGGAATCTGGGGTGGCCGTGGTTTGAAGCCCACTTTGCACGACTGGCAAAAACCCTACTCGCCGCTGCTCAAGTACGAGTGGGAGCCGACGTACGAAGCCTTGTCAGCCTACGCCAAGGTAACGGACGGCAGCCCCTTTGATGGCGTCATCATGGACTACATCAACCCGCTGACCGGCGGCCCTGTCATGTCCACCATCGGCGCCAGCATGCAGATGCTGCGCCCCGGTGAGCACACCAAGGCCCACCGTCACACGGGCAGCATCATTTATCAGTGTGCCAAGGGTGAAGGGTATTCCATCATCAATGGCAAACGCTTTGACTGGCGCGAACGCGACATTTTCTGCGTCCCTTCCTGGATGTTCCATGAGCACGTGAATGGTTCCTCGTCGCAAGACGCCTGCCTGTTCTCGTTCCACGACCTGCCTGTGATGCGTGCCCTGAATCTGTACCGCGAAGAAGCGTTGGCAGAGAACGGCGGCCACCAGGTGCTGCTGTAA
- a CDS encoding fumarylacetoacetate hydrolase family protein, with protein MRLVTYRSEVAAAGRLGAIVGDLVVDLGYLGDATGHMLPDNMLDFIDLGPAAVTSTARLLETYADDMPFGVALPLANVKLLAPIPRPRKNIFGIGLNYVEHVAESSRTLDTSKELPKQPVIFSKPPTTVIGPGDAIEHNKNITQQMDWEVELAVIMGTRAQRVAKEDALKYVFGYSVMIDVSARDCRRAGQWIYSKGQDTYAPFGPVIVTADELTDPHNLNLSLTLNGVTKQSSNTKHMLFNVNDLIADISAGITLEPGDIIATGTPEGVGAGRDPQEWMWPGDVVHAVVEGIGELRHPIVDVTPQN; from the coding sequence ATGCGTCTTGTAACGTACCGTAGTGAAGTTGCTGCCGCTGGCCGCTTGGGCGCCATTGTGGGCGATCTGGTGGTTGACCTGGGTTACCTGGGCGACGCCACAGGCCACATGCTGCCTGACAATATGCTCGATTTCATCGACCTGGGCCCAGCCGCTGTGACTTCCACGGCTCGCTTGCTGGAAACCTACGCCGACGATATGCCTTTTGGCGTGGCACTGCCCTTGGCCAACGTCAAACTGTTGGCTCCTATCCCCCGTCCACGCAAGAACATCTTTGGTATCGGCCTGAACTACGTGGAACACGTAGCCGAATCCAGCCGTACCCTGGACACCTCCAAAGAGCTGCCTAAGCAGCCCGTGATTTTCTCCAAGCCGCCCACCACCGTGATTGGCCCCGGCGATGCCATCGAGCACAACAAGAACATCACGCAGCAAATGGACTGGGAAGTGGAACTGGCCGTGATCATGGGCACCCGTGCCCAGCGCGTGGCCAAGGAAGACGCCCTGAAGTACGTGTTCGGCTACTCCGTCATGATCGACGTGAGCGCTCGCGACTGCCGTCGTGCCGGTCAGTGGATCTACTCCAAAGGCCAGGACACCTACGCGCCATTCGGTCCTGTGATCGTGACGGCCGATGAGCTGACCGATCCTCACAACCTGAACCTGAGCCTGACTCTGAACGGTGTGACCAAGCAAAGCTCCAACACCAAGCACATGCTGTTCAACGTGAATGACCTGATCGCTGACATCAGCGCCGGCATCACGCTGGAACCCGGTGACATCATCGCCACGGGTACACCAGAAGGCGTGGGCGCTGGCCGTGATCCTCAAGAGTGGATGTGGCCTGGCGACGTGGTGCATGCTGTGGTGGAAGGCATCGGCGAATTGCGTCACCCCATCGTGGACGTGACCCCCCAAAACTAA
- a CDS encoding carbon-nitrogen hydrolase family protein, producing the protein MLELRQFKAAAVQAAPVFLDTNATIEKVCRLINEAADNGAELIAFPEVFVSGYPYWSWVMNPIEGSPWFERLCKSAIEVPGPEIQKVAQVCRQRKVNVVLGVNERSPVGIGTLYNTLVTIGADGRILGRHRKLVPTWAEKLTWANGDASSMRVHDTTIGPLGALACGENTNTLARFSLLSQGELVHVASYIALPVAPKDYDMAEAIRLRAAAHCFEGKVFTVVACSTVSEEIVEAMSATHPEARDLLARPNSAFSGIIGPDGRVQGEALIDKEGIAYADIDLSRCIQPRQMHDITGHYNRFDVFDLRVNRKALTPARFYEGDAASQPDLNPAEFSVLDDKEA; encoded by the coding sequence ATGCTGGAATTGCGTCAGTTCAAGGCCGCCGCCGTTCAGGCAGCGCCTGTGTTCCTGGACACGAATGCGACCATCGAAAAAGTATGTCGTCTGATCAATGAAGCAGCCGACAACGGTGCCGAGCTGATCGCCTTCCCCGAGGTGTTCGTCTCCGGTTACCCCTACTGGAGCTGGGTGATGAACCCGATCGAGGGCAGCCCATGGTTCGAGCGCCTGTGCAAATCGGCCATCGAAGTCCCAGGTCCCGAGATCCAGAAGGTTGCGCAGGTTTGTCGTCAGCGCAAGGTCAATGTGGTGTTGGGTGTGAACGAGCGCAGTCCCGTTGGCATCGGCACTCTCTACAACACGCTGGTCACCATCGGCGCTGACGGTCGCATTTTGGGCCGTCACCGCAAACTGGTGCCCACCTGGGCAGAAAAACTGACCTGGGCTAACGGCGACGCCTCCTCGATGCGTGTGCATGACACCACCATCGGCCCTCTGGGCGCCTTGGCGTGCGGCGAAAACACCAACACGCTGGCTCGTTTCAGCCTGTTGTCGCAAGGCGAGCTGGTCCACGTTGCCAGCTACATCGCCTTGCCCGTGGCACCGAAGGACTACGACATGGCTGAAGCCATTCGCCTGCGTGCTGCTGCACACTGCTTTGAAGGCAAGGTGTTTACGGTGGTGGCCTGCTCGACGGTTTCCGAGGAAATTGTCGAGGCCATGTCCGCCACTCATCCCGAAGCGCGTGATCTGCTGGCTCGTCCCAACAGTGCGTTCTCGGGCATTATTGGCCCCGATGGCCGCGTGCAGGGCGAAGCCCTGATCGACAAGGAAGGCATTGCCTACGCCGACATCGATCTGTCGCGCTGCATCCAGCCGCGTCAAATGCACGACATTACGGGTCATTACAACCGTTTTGACGTGTTTGACCTGCGTGTGAACCGCAAGGCTTTGACGCCTGCCCGCTTTTACGAAGGCGATGCCGCGTCCCAGCCCGACCTGAACCCTGCCGAGTTCTCCGTTCTGGACGACAAGGAAGCGTAA